The genome window GAGAGCGCGTCTACGTAATCCATTTTGTCGGGATCATACGAACGCATTACCCGAAAGTAGTCGCCCGGCTTCACACCCTGCTCCGCGCCCACATTCACGTAGACTTTGTCGCCGGTACCCGCTTCAGAATCGAAGTCTTTGCTGAGCACGATTCGACCCGACAGCGTGGAGGTGTTTGTCGGGAACATTTCCAGGCTGTGCTTGTCGTGAAAAAAGAGTGGCGGCTTCTCCTGATACGGCACTACAAGATCCCCTGCCGTCAACGACTGGCAGCTAAATTCGACGCGCGCCACAGCAATCGCTCCTCGAATCTGCAACACACGCACGTATCCCAGTTCTGCATAGGGTTGGCCTACGGCATTGATCGCCGCCTTCTGTCCGTGGAACATCTCGTACTCATTAGGATCTCTGAGCTCCCGCACAATGGCGTAGCGGGTTCCCTCCTGCAGTCCGCTGGCAGAGAGAAAAACGTATTCGTCCTGGGTAAAGTGGATGGCGTGCGGTGTGCCCAGACCACCAATCAGCGAGTTCACGTGACTGATATTTTGCTTGGTGATGAAACCGGCACAGTAAATATCGGAATAGCTGGGTCCGGCTGCCCTTTCCACCAAGTTGGTGCGGGCGATTTGCGGTTCGGGCTGCTGGGCTGGAGGGGGCGCCTCCTGTGCAAGTACCCCTATTCCCACCAACATGACCGCCAGTACAGCCGATTTCGTCATAACTCCTCCCCCTCTTCACCCCAGGCTGGAACCTTCTCAGGCGCGAACTGCCGCCGACAAGGGCAGAATTACCCAATTTTCTCCTGGACTCGTGGAAGCTAACAAAGCCGTAAGTTATAGTCAAGGAAGCAGTTAGTTACCTAAGCGGTACGCATATTGCCCTTCCGGCCCTGTCCTTCCAAGCAAATCATTGCATCTGTTGAAGTGCAACTGTAATATGGCGCGAATTTTAGCCGCAAATGACAGCCCAAGCCTCCACTTACGCGTTGCGGCCCTTTCCGCTGCGGCCACCCCGGGTCTGTGTGGCCATTTTCGGAAGCGACGCAGCCGAGCTGATCGAAAAGGCTGAAGCCATCGTCAGGGATAACCCCTTCATTGAGTTCCGCTTAGATTATCTCCGCGCCCCGGCCCTTGCCCTGCCTCGCATCAAGAATTTCATGTCTTATCACCCTGAGGTAACGGCCATTGCTACCTGCCGCCGAGCGGTCAACGGGGGAAAGTTCCGTGGGACGATCTCTTCCCAAATTGAGACCCTAACCAAGGCGGCAGCAGCGGGCTGTCAAATGGTGGATATCGAGTTGCAAACTGCCGCCTCTCTGAAGTCCGGAGATTTTGAAAAAATACGCGCTAAGGCCAGCTTGTCTCTTTCTTTCCATGATTTCCGCGCCACCAGGAAACTGCGGGAAACCTTCGAGGATATGACCAACTACCCCGCTGATGTCTTCAAGCTGGTCACCACCGCTACCAGCCTGTACGACAACGTCGCCATGATGAAGCTGCTCGAAGAAAAGAGCGCTCGGCACTCGGTAGTTGGACTCTGTATGGGCGAGCAAGGCATCATCAGCCGGATTCTCGGCGTCAGGGCAGGTAGCATGTTCACCTTTGCCGCTTTGAACCCCGGTGCGGAAACCGCTCCCGGCCAAATGACGGCGCGCATGCTGCGCGACATCTATCGCATCGGCCAAATCGACGCCGCCACCCGCGTCTACGGTGTTGCTGGCGACCCCATCGAGCATTCGCTCTCCCCCCTGATGATGAATACTGCCTTCCGCCGCGAAAACCTGAATTCCGTTTACCTGCCCCTGCACGCCAAGAAGTTGGATGATTTGCTGCGCTGCACACGCGACGTTCCTATTCACGGGCTTAGCATCACCATGCCTTACAAGCAAGCTATCATCGAGCACCTGGATAACTGCGATTCGTTTACTCAGAAGGTCGGAGCCTGCAACACCCTGATCCGCTCTCAGGATGGAAAGCTCTACGGCTTCAATACCGATGCGGCTGGCGTGGTCCGGCCGTTGGAGCAGCGCCTTCCATTGCGTGGGGCGAGGATCCTTGTACTTGGCGCAGGCGGTGCAGCGCGAGCTGCCGTATTCGGCCTCAAGGAGCGGGGTTCAGAAGTATTTATCCTCAACCGCACTGCCGCCAATGCTCAAAAGCTGGCGCGTCAGGCGCAGGCCAGGTCGATCAAGCGCGACGATCTTCGCAAACTCACCTTTGACGTGATCATCAATGCAACACCAATCGGCATGGGCAGCAACAATGCATCCTATCTGAACGAGAAAGAAATGAATGCCCGCATTGCCATGGATATGGTCTACAACCCTCTGGAAACCCGCTTCCTGAAAATCGCCCGGGAAAAAGGGCTGGCGGTAATTACGGGCCTGGAAATGTTTGTTCACCAGGGTGCGCGCCAATTCGAGATCTGGACCGGCAAGCCGGCTCCTACTCCTGATATGCAGTTCGCCGTGGTGAATGAGCTGCAGGCGCGGGCGAAAAATCTCGCCAATTCTGCCAGGAAGAGTACGAAATAGACTTCAGCCTGCTGACCGTGCGGGAACGACTTGTTCAAAAAATCCTTTTCGTATAATCCCTGCCTATGTGGATCGCTAGGGCAGGAATCTCTCTCGTGCTGTTGCACGTTAGCACTTTGCTAGCCGGACAAAATAATCTGAATGAGAGTGAGGTGCGTAGGCGAATTGTGGGCACCTGGAAGCTCATAAGCGCTGAAGACACCCTCAAGGACGGAACCAAGCGCCCTTTCTTTGGGCCCCGCGGTCAAGGATTCCTGATGTATTCCGCCGATGGCTACATGTGCGCTGCCTTAATGGATCCAGATCGGCCTAAATGGAAGAATCTGGCAAAGCCCACCATGGAAGAGAAGGCCTCCGCTTTTGATGGCTTTTATTCCTATTGTGGACGTTACGAGGTGGACGCGGGCAACAACTGCCTGATCCATCTGCCGGAGGTCTCCAGTGGGTTAGACTACGTCGGAACTCGCCAGCTCCGTCCCTACCGCTTCGAAGGAAGCCGAATGATCCTGAGCGACCGCCAGCAGGACGATCCCGAAGTCGCCTCTTGGGAGATCGTGTGGGAAAAAGTGCGGTGAAAGTTGCACGATTTTTTCCAACAACTTTAATGTGCCGGTGACGCCTGCAACGGGTTTCCTGATGGCACCGCCGACTGGCTGATCGCCACCCACGTATTGGTAGTCTCCTGCCACACCGTCGCGACATTCAGCGGGGCATTCTCCAGGGCCTGCCCCTTGCGAGTGCCGCGGAGCAGGAGCGTGTACGTCACCACCATGTCATGCCCATTAGGATGAACCTTGACCTCGCCGAGTGAATAGTCCTCAAGGGCCAGTTGCTTCAGGTATTCCAGCGTCTGCTCGCGGTTGCGAAATCCGTCGGCAGTGACCAGCGTGAAGGTGGGCGCTAACCGTCGCTCAATCTCCGCGTATTTTTTCTCCTTCACGTCCTGCCAGAACTGCCGCTCCAGATTTTCGCCGCCGGTCGCGCCCGTCCAGCCGGGCACCGGTTTGCCCCATTTAGTGCAGCCGGCACTGCTCAGCAGGAAAATTCCTCCCAGGACCACCGCCAGTTTTTTCCGCATGCGCAGATTCTAGTCGACCGGCATTCAAAATGGGCAGAGCGGCCGCTTCGGCGCTAAGGAACCCGATCAGCAGCAACGGAGAGCCCCTCAGCGGCTAAAGCCGGAGTTTTGCCGATGTATAAATGAGGGGCTGACAGCCCTGCTCCACCCCCACATCCAGACCAGTTGCACCTCCTTGTAGAATTACGGGGCGCATTTGCAACCGACCGAGACAGGAGCACTCCTCTACGCCATGAAAGCCATTCAAGTCTCGCAACCCGGCGGACCCGAAGCTCTCAAGCTGGTTGACATCCCGGCTCCTAAGCCCAAGCCCAATGAGGCGGTGGTCCAAATCAAGGCAAGCGGAGTCAACTTTATCGATGTTTACATCCGCGAGGGACGTTATCCCGCCCCCCTGCCCTTCGTTGATGGCCAGGAAGCAGCGGGGATCGTCACCGAAATTGGCAGCGACGTCGTGAACGTCAAGCCTGGCGACCGTGTCGCCTATACCAACGTGCTAGGAAGTTACGCGGAGTACGCCGCCGTCCCCGCTAATCGCCTGGTAGTAATTCCCGGACACCTCGACTTCTCTCAGGCCGCAGCCGCCATGCTTCAGGGAATGACCGCGCATTACCTGACGCACAGCACCTATCCGCTGCAGCGGGGAGAAGTCTGCCTGGTTCACGCCGCGGCGGGAGGAGTGGGATTACTGCTCGTCCAAATGGCAAAAAAAATTGGCGCTCGCGTCATTGGGACTGTGGGATCAGAAGAAAAGGCCAAGCTCGCGCGCAGTGAGGGCGCAGATGAGGTCATCGTTTATACCAGCCAGGATTTCGAAGCCGAAACTAAGCGCCTCACCGACGGCAAGGGCGTGCACGTGGTCTATGACGGCGTGGGCAAAACTACCTTCGACAAGGACCTGAACATCCTGCGGCCGCGAGGCTACCTGGTTTTATTTGGCGGCGCCAGCGGGCCTGTGCCTCCATTCGATCCTATGAAACTGACCCAGAAAGGGTCCCTATTTCTTACCCGGCCATCGCTCGGGCACTACGTTGCCACGCGTGAAGAACTGGAATGGCGAGCCACCGACGTGATGAACATGATCGCTAGCGGAGAACTCAAGTTGCGCATCGAGCATAAGTATCCACTCTCCGCCGCGGCCCAGGCGCATCGCGACCTGGAAGGGCGCAAGACCACCGGAAAGCTGCTGCTGATTCCGGACAGCCACTAAAAGCAAAGGCCGCGATTGCTCGCGGCCTATGGTCTCGAAAGATTGATAGCAGACTAGTCGCCCGGCACTCCGGCCACTTCGTCTTCGTGCACCGTTTCCGGCTTGGAGCCGTTGCCATTGCCGTTTCCATTTCCATTCACTGGAGCCACCAGGCTGCCCAACGGGATGAAGCCCTCGGGCTGCTTCTCTCCCAGCACAACTTCCCGGTATAGCTTCAACATCTGCGCGTCCTTGGCAGCCTCCTCGGGAGTCTTGGCGCGCAGCTTCAATTTAGCGTCACGGGCGCGAATCTTTTCTTCGCGGGCATTCTTGGCGATCCCCAGCTCGTCCAGATCACGCTGCTCTTCTTCCGTCACCAACTCTTCTTTCAGTTTCAGAACAGCGAGCTTGCGCGGATCTTCGTCCATCTGGACGCGCTTGCCGCCGGCAAAGATCTCGTGACGTCCATGCTCCTCGTACCACTTGGTAAGGGTCGCGGTCATGTGCATCTTCTCGACGATATTCCGCCAGCCGATGCCGGTGTTGTAGGCGCAGAAGGAAATTTCGCCTTCCTGTGTCGCGTAGGGAATGATGCACTGCTCAGTGCGGCGGAAATCGTAATTCCAAAGGTCCTGGAACCACATGCCGGCGACAAACAGCGTGTTCCAGCGATCCTGGCGACGCTGCTCCACGTCCGCCAGCGTGCGGTCGGCGGTGACTTTTCCGTATCCACCCGACCTTGCCTTCTTCGAAAAGCCCAGGTTCTTGTCCAGCTTCTTCAGCATGTCGAACATGGTGAAGTGGGTCGTAGTCTGGAAGGGATCGTAGTTGCGCAGGAAAGCCAGGGCCATTCCCAGCGCGGACCACTTCTTGCCGTGGCCGGTATCGGTGACCAGCGAGACATCGCGTGCCATCTGGTACACATCGATGAACTGCGGGACGGGAGCTGCTTCCTTCGTCTCCTTATCTACCATGACCGCGATCCCCACGCCGCAGTTGGGATGGCAGCCACAGGAGAGTTGTCCCCAGTCCGCCTGCGGACCATGAACTAAGTCGGCCCAGTCGGTAAATGTGGACATGAAGGAAATCGGGAACCAGTCGCGCGCCGGCTGTCCTATTCCAGTCTGCTTCTTCACATCATGCGCCAGGTGGCTCAGAGTGTAGCGTTGCGCATAGCGGCGCTCGTCCGTGACCTCTTCGTCGCGCCCCGTAAAGCTTACCGGCTGGAAGGAAATGAACGAAATCACGCGCGGGTTATCCAGGGCAAATTGAATGATCCGGCCCACCTGTTCGTTATTGATGCCGTTGACGATCGTGACTACAGGCACGATGTCCACGCCCGCTTTGTACAGGTTCTCGATGGCGCGCAGCTTCACATCGAACAGGTTGCCAACTTTGCGATGAGAGTTCGCCGCATTCCCGACGCCGTCAAACTGAAGATATACATACCGCAGCCCCGCGTCCGCTGCTTGCTCGCAGAACTCAAAACTCTTCGCGAATTCGATACCGTTGGTAGCAGCCTGCACACTGGTATAGCCCACTTTGCGCGAATAGCGCACGGCATCCAGGAAGTATGGAGAGAGCGTGGGCTCGCCACCCGAGAACTGCACCGACATCTGCCGCTTCGGCTTGATGGTGATGGCATTGTCCAGCAGCGTCTTGATCTCTTCCCAGCTCAGTTCATGAACAAACCCAACCTGGTTGGCGTCCATGAAGCAGGGATCGCACATCATGTTGCAGCGGTTGGTCAGGTCGATGGTGAGCACAGCCCCGCGGCCATGCTGAACGGTCGAGGTTCCGTGATTGTGCAGCTTCTCGTCGTTATGAGCGCGAATGTCGCGTCCAGGAAATACGTCTTCCAGATGCTGGGAGAAAGCCGTGTCCATGGACATCACATCTTCGAAGTGCCCATGCTTGGGGCAATCCTTGACCATCAGAATCTTGCCATCGCGCTCCAGGATCGTAGCCCTTACCTCGCCTACCTTGGCGTTGCGCAGAATTTCCTGCGGGAGCTTGCCATCCAGGATCTGCTTACGAATTTCCGGCACACACTTGGGGCAAAGCGAATCAGTAGTGCGCGGCCAGCCCAGCGGCGGCTTGCTTTTCTGGTAAGACTTCAGCATCGGCTTGTCGGACCACTTGGGGGTAAAAGCCGGGTTTTCTTTCATGCGACTGATTCCCGCATACACCACCCATGCCCCCTTCGCCGCGTAGGTCACAGCCTTTTCTACATATTTAATGGGCTTTCGCATTAGTCAGTGTCTCCATTGGGCAAACTCTTCCACGGACCCGCGGACGGTAGCCGCCCCGGACCCCACCTAAAGAAGGGGAACGCACTTCGCGTAAAGAAGCGATTTTTTTGGTTCCCTACCGTTGTCATGCTATCCAGTTGCCCCACAACCCCCAACCTTCTGCCTCTAAAGGGGAGGATTTCCATCCTCAGTGGCGTACACGTGCAGCGAATGGTTCGCTATCTGCTTGAAAAGTAAGGAGGAGATCACGAGTGGAAATTCATCCCGACCGCGTCATCGCTCCTCCAGAGATTTCCTCAGATAACCGCCGTTTTCCCCGCAATTCTCGGAATTCACAGGAAGCATTATGCCCACCCCAGATTACAATCCAGCCCTTCCTGCCAGCGATAAGGAAGTAGGTTCCGGGGCGCGAGGGAGTCCGGGATGCTGCTGCCGGTCTTCGCTGGTTGGTGTGGGGTAGCCAATAAGAGGGCCATGCAACACGCCAACGTTGATCTGCGGAAAATTTCGTACACCCTGGTTCAAACGGCTTCGGGTACCGACGCGGCCGCTCTGGCCTGGTCAATGGTTTCGGGCGCGCACGTCGCTAACCGCACACGCGTTCTGGGATTGCGCGCGGGCGTTCTCAGGGTTGAAGTCCCCGGAGCCGAGTGGCGCTCCCAGCTTGACGAACTCGCCACCCAATATTTGAGCGCCATCAACCACGTGGTCGCCCGCAAGATAGATCGAATAGAATTCGTGTTGCCGGGCCATTCGGAAGCGCCCTGCGATCGTCACGTGCGGCCAGCGAACCGTTTCCGACAGCTCGCCTGAGATGAAAGTCAGCGAAAAAGACGTCCTATACGTCGCCGATCTGGCGAACCTCGAGCTGACGCCAGAAGAACAGCAACGCATGGTCAAGGACCTCAACTCGATTCTCGATCACATCGATCGCCTGAACCGGCTCGACACGACTGACGTTCCGCCCATGGCGCAAACGTCGGACCGCTTCGGCATCGACCCCGCTAAGCAAGGCACTTCTCGTTTCGCCTACGCCATGCGCGAAGACAAGGTCGGCCCATGCCTCGATCGCGAGACGGTGATGAAGAACGCTCCCGATTCCGATGGCACATTCTTCAAGGTGCCCAAGGTAATCGAGAGGTGAGGCAAACCGTGATCGATCGCGATGAGAAGCTTCGGGGTTCGGTGATGGACGCGGTAGGGGATAACAGACCGTCGCCTCAATGAAGCTCTGAAGGAAAGATCGATTCCAGCGTCTTGCAGCTACAGAGCCCATGGACCTGAACGCCCTCACCGTTGCCTCCACTCGCACCGCTATCGCGGAGCGCAGCATCTCTCCGGTTCCACTGGTCGAAGCTTTCTACAAGAAGATCGAGACTGACGATCCCAAAATCGGCGCCTACCTCACCCTCTGCAAGGACCGAGCACTGGCCAAGGCAACTCACATCCAGAGCCTCGCTGATCGCGGAGATGCTCTGCCTCCCCTCGCCGGCGTTCCCATTGCCATCAAGGACGTGATGGTGATCCAAGGAATCCAAGCCACGGCGGGATCGAAAATTCTCAAGGGCTTCATCTCCCCCTACGACTGCACGGCCGTCAAACGTTTGGAAGAAGCCGGAGCCATCGTCCTCGGCAAGACCAACTGCGACGAGTTCGCCATGGGCTCTTCGAACGAGAACTCGGGATACTTTCCGGTGCACAATCCGCGTGACCTCTCGCGCGTTCCGGGGGGCTCCTCCGGAGGCTCCGCCGCAGCCGTGGCCGCCAACATCTCAGTGGCAGCACTCGGGTCAGATACGGGAGGATCGATTCGCCAGCCCGCAGCCTTCTGCGGCGTTGTAGGCCTCTTGCCTACCTACGGGCGCGTTTCGCGCTACGGTTTGATCGCGTTTGCCTCCTCACTCGATCACATTGGTCCTATTACTAAGACCGTGAAAGATGCCGCCATCTTGTTGCGTTATATCGCTGGCCGCGATCCCGCCGACTCCACCTCCGCCGACGTTCCAGTTCCTGATTACGAAGAAGAAATCGGCAAACCGGTGAAGGGGCTGAAGCTGGGCGTCCCGAAAGAATATTTTGGCGAGGGACTGGAACCCGAGACTCGCGCTGCAGTTGAAGCTGCGATCCAGACTATGGCGCGGGCGGGTTGTGAAATCGTGCCCATCTCCCTACCCCATACCGAATACGCCATTCCCACCTATTACGTCATCGCCACCGCGGAGGCGTCCTCGAACCTGGCGCGCTTTGACGGCGTTCGCTATGGGTATCGCTCCCCCGGAGTTCGTACGCTCTCTGAGATGTACCGGCGTAGTCGCGATCAAGGCTTCGGGGCAGAGGTGAAGCGCCGTATCCTCTTGGGCACGTATGTACTCAGTGCGGGATACTACGATGCGTACTATCTGAAAGCCCAAAGAGTCCGTACCCTGCTCACGCGCGATTTCGAAGACGCTTTTCAGAAGGTGGACGCGATCGTCACCCCCACTACTCCCACTCCTGCCTTCAAACTGGGAGAAAAAGTAGACGATCCGGTCTCTATGTATCTCGCCGATATCTATACCGTTACTGCTGATCTGGTAGGAGTTCCCGGCATCAGCGTCCCGTGTGGAAATTCACGCCAAGGCTTGCCGATCGGGGTACAGATCCTGGGTCGACACTTCGACGAAGCCACCCTGCTGCGCCTGGCCCACGTCTACGAACACGAGCGTGCGTCTGCGTGATCCAGTAACCCCGGGGCATATTATTGTTAACCACCTTGCAAACTTATCCGCTAAGTTATTTCTTGTGGGTTAGTCCGGCGGGCTAAGTGTTTTTCATTAGTATTTATGCGGGTTTTCTGCATTTCCCCAATTTCGGCACTGTATGCCAATCCATAAACATTTTTTTCGAATATTCTATGCAAGGAAGTCTGCGCGCGGCGTTCAACCAGTGAGGTTATCGATGAACGAGCGTGCCCTCTGCATGATGATCACCGTGCTAAGCCTGATCCAACTCCACGGTGACTGCTCTGACGACGCTCCTCGGCCAAGGCTGGCCCGTCGTCAGCGTACCGGATCCCACACCAAGAAGCGTTCGGTAGCAAAACGCCCTCGTAAGGGTGCTATAGCTCGCACAAAAACTCCGCAGTCCTCCATCGCGCAGCGCCAGCCTCGGCCCCGAAGCCTGGCGTCCCCCACCCTTCGCGTGCGCCAGGACTAGTTATTTCGACTTAGCTGTCACCCAGGTTCCCGTGCTCAGCTTCAGCTTCCCAAACGATGTAAGAACTTCCCGGTTACTTTAGTGTTTCCTGCTGCCTAAGTTGTTCATCCTGAATCGCGGCCTGACGGTATTCTCCTTGCACTGGTTACTCTCGGGAGAACTGGCAATGAAGTTCCATCGGGCTAGCGTATTGTTGGCACTGCTCACAATCCTCATTCTGACTGCGGGTCTTGCCACGGCCAGCGACAACGACAAAGATAGCGATCAGGGAAGAGACCATGCCACCCAACCGCAGTGGCGAGACAGCGACGAGCGCCATTGGTATGTCCGCGGCGTAAGCGCTCGCGACCAAGAGGACGAGCATCCGCATGGCAATGCTCACGGGAACCCTCATCATGATCGCGACGGCGATCATGACCGCGACGACCACTGGGCCAGCTACGGCTATCGCGAAGGAACTCCTCCGGGCTGGGGTCAGGGGCAGAAGAAGGGATGGGGCAATTGCGGCATGCCTCCGGGCCAGGCCAAGAAATACGGCTGCACCAACTACGTTTATCAAGGCAAGCAGTACGAAGTCTTCCACGACGAGGATGGCCACTACCGGTGGCGTCCGCATGTCAGCGCCCACGGCAGCGTGGATGTGCATTACTGATCCGCCATTTGTCCTCGCGCGTGAAACTCTGCTCGCCTGGTCAGTAGCGATAGAGTGCCAGGCGAGTAATTCGCGCCATCCTGGAGAAATCGTGGTCGAGCGTAAAAACGCTGGCCCTGTGTTCCAGGGCAATAGCTGCGATGATCGTATCTATCGTGGTGAGTGAAATGCCCTTGGCGCGCGCCGTCCGGTAAATTGCAGCAGCTTCTCGATAGGTCCCAAACCCCCGAGGCTCAAGCATCTCCCACTGAGCCAGAAAGTTCTCAATCTGACTGGAGTCCCGGGTAAGGCCCTGCAGGACTTCGGCAATCACGATGCCGGTAAGAGCGAAAGGTTCGCTCTCTTCAATCATTCGCCGCAATTCTTCACCGGCTCTTCCGGGCGCGGAGCTGAAGAAGTCAACCCAAACGGAGCTGTCGACCAAGATCAAGCGCGGTTTCTCCGAGACGCCTTAAGGTCACCTTTCCAGACTCCTGTTCCGTAGTAGCGCAGAATTCCTTTGCGGCTCTCACAGCGAACAAGCAATTCCAAGGCTCGGTCCACTATCTGGCGCTTTGTTTTGAGACGGGTGAGTCTGCGCGCCTTTCGGATCAAGCCGTCATCAATGTCTATGTTGGTCCTGCTCATATTACCTAAGCATACACCATTTCTTGTCTAGATGGTGTATGGAGAGAAAGGGCTTCGAGCATTGGAACAGCCAGTCTTTCCAAGCGGGCCATACTTCTATATGAATAAGTCTACGGCTCAATCACCCTGTAGTAGCTCTCCCCCGCACACCCCCGGCATAGCACTCTTCCATCACGCCGCACTTCCCGCTTGAAGTTGATTCCTTCGCCGCAAGCCGCGCACACCACGCGCTCGCCCTTGAATCCGGGAAACTCCTCTGCCGGCAACTCCACCGTCACCCACTGCACATCGAACAAGTCTTCTGCGGACATTTCGCGGTAAGCCAGCATCTGCTGCCGGTTCTTGTCCGCAACTTCGGGATGCATGCTTTTCGCCAGCACTTTAGAGGATTCCTTGGCCGCTATCCGGACCCCGCGGCCTGAATTCACATCCACAAACGTAGCCGCCACTTTGCCCCAATCACGAAATTTCAGGGCGCGCTTTCCCAGACGACAACCGGTAACTACCGCGACTGCATCCGTGGCGCATCGATCGATCTCGACGAAGGTCACCAGGCGCTTGCGGTCTTTGCCTTGCGGATCATTGATTCCCAACGTCTCCAGCCCGAGCATTGCCATGCGCACACCCAGCACCTGTCCCGCGCACAAATGACCGTGCGCCTGCTCGGCGTCTCTCAGGTACTCGTCGAGCGTCTTCATGGCATGATCTTATCCGGAAACGCGATCGGTCGCTCACCTCCAGCAGTCTGATCGATTATTCGTCAGACTCCGACTCGTTCGCCAAGTCCACCGAGCGCCCCCAAACCTCGAAGGTCAGCTTCGCTTTGCCGGTGGGTTCGAACGTTACCCGCGTCGGCTTGCGCTGCCAATCGGGTGCGGCGCATTCGGAATCTGGAGTATCTCCCCCCTGTGCCTGCCCCAGGCTTTTCTTCAGTAGTGGCTTTCGCCGGCCGAGTTGCGCGACCATGGCGTAGAGTTTTTCGCCGTCATCCGAGACGCCGCAGTAAGCCACGTAGTCGCGATACCAGCTCGCGTCCGAGTAGAAGGGATCGAATTCCGCCAGGTTGAGCTGCGCCACTTTCCCGGTGACGCGATCCACCAGCACCCAGCCACCGCGCTGCCACTTCCATCGCCCAGCATTGGGAGGATCGGCGGGCAGAGAATCATTGAGCCGGTATGCCCGGCGAACTACAAACGTGCGGTCGGTGACCTCATGGAGCTCGCCGGTTGTGAACTCGCGAATTTTCCCGTCAATTACCAGAGGCCTGATTCGAATGTTGATCGTCCTGCCTTCCTCCGGCCCGAGGAAGAA of Terriglobales bacterium contains these proteins:
- a CDS encoding nuclear transport factor 2 family protein; this encodes MRKKLAVVLGGIFLLSSAGCTKWGKPVPGWTGATGGENLERQFWQDVKEKKYAEIERRLAPTFTLVTADGFRNREQTLEYLKQLALEDYSLGEVKVHPNGHDMVVTYTLLLRGTRKGQALENAPLNVATVWQETTNTWVAISQSAVPSGNPLQASPAH
- the aroE gene encoding shikimate dehydrogenase, yielding MTAQASTYALRPFPLRPPRVCVAIFGSDAAELIEKAEAIVRDNPFIEFRLDYLRAPALALPRIKNFMSYHPEVTAIATCRRAVNGGKFRGTISSQIETLTKAAAAGCQMVDIELQTAASLKSGDFEKIRAKASLSLSFHDFRATRKLRETFEDMTNYPADVFKLVTTATSLYDNVAMMKLLEEKSARHSVVGLCMGEQGIISRILGVRAGSMFTFAALNPGAETAPGQMTARMLRDIYRIGQIDAATRVYGVAGDPIEHSLSPLMMNTAFRRENLNSVYLPLHAKKLDDLLRCTRDVPIHGLSITMPYKQAIIEHLDNCDSFTQKVGACNTLIRSQDGKLYGFNTDAAGVVRPLEQRLPLRGARILVLGAGGAARAAVFGLKERGSEVFILNRTAANAQKLARQAQARSIKRDDLRKLTFDVIINATPIGMGSNNASYLNEKEMNARIAMDMVYNPLETRFLKIAREKGLAVITGLEMFVHQGARQFEIWTGKPAPTPDMQFAVVNELQARAKNLANSARKSTK
- the gatA gene encoding Asp-tRNA(Asn)/Glu-tRNA(Gln) amidotransferase subunit GatA, translating into MDLNALTVASTRTAIAERSISPVPLVEAFYKKIETDDPKIGAYLTLCKDRALAKATHIQSLADRGDALPPLAGVPIAIKDVMVIQGIQATAGSKILKGFISPYDCTAVKRLEEAGAIVLGKTNCDEFAMGSSNENSGYFPVHNPRDLSRVPGGSSGGSAAAVAANISVAALGSDTGGSIRQPAAFCGVVGLLPTYGRVSRYGLIAFASSLDHIGPITKTVKDAAILLRYIAGRDPADSTSADVPVPDYEEEIGKPVKGLKLGVPKEYFGEGLEPETRAAVEAAIQTMARAGCEIVPISLPHTEYAIPTYYVIATAEASSNLARFDGVRYGYRSPGVRTLSEMYRRSRDQGFGAEVKRRILLGTYVLSAGYYDAYYLKAQRVRTLLTRDFEDAFQKVDAIVTPTTPTPAFKLGEKVDDPVSMYLADIYTVTADLVGVPGISVPCGNSRQGLPIGVQILGRHFDEATLLRLAHVYEHERASA
- a CDS encoding quinone oxidoreductase is translated as MKAIQVSQPGGPEALKLVDIPAPKPKPNEAVVQIKASGVNFIDVYIREGRYPAPLPFVDGQEAAGIVTEIGSDVVNVKPGDRVAYTNVLGSYAEYAAVPANRLVVIPGHLDFSQAAAAMLQGMTAHYLTHSTYPLQRGEVCLVHAAAGGVGLLLVQMAKKIGARVIGTVGSEEKAKLARSEGADEVIVYTSQDFEAETKRLTDGKGVHVVYDGVGKTTFDKDLNILRPRGYLVLFGGASGPVPPFDPMKLTQKGSLFLTRPSLGHYVATREELEWRATDVMNMIASGELKLRIEHKYPLSAAAQAHRDLEGRKTTGKLLLIPDSH
- the gatC gene encoding Asp-tRNA(Asn)/Glu-tRNA(Gln) amidotransferase subunit GatC; the encoded protein is MKVSEKDVLYVADLANLELTPEEQQRMVKDLNSILDHIDRLNRLDTTDVPPMAQTSDRFGIDPAKQGTSRFAYAMREDKVGPCLDRETVMKNAPDSDGTFFKVPKVIER
- a CDS encoding lipocalin-like domain-containing protein, translated to MRRRIVGTWKLISAEDTLKDGTKRPFFGPRGQGFLMYSADGYMCAALMDPDRPKWKNLAKPTMEEKASAFDGFYSYCGRYEVDAGNNCLIHLPEVSSGLDYVGTRQLRPYRFEGSRMILSDRQQDDPEVASWEIVWEKVR
- a CDS encoding DciA family protein produces the protein MQHANVDLRKISYTLVQTASGTDAAALAWSMVSGAHVANRTRVLGLRAGVLRVEVPGAEWRSQLDELATQYLSAINHVVARKIDRIEFVLPGHSEAPCDRHVRPANRFRQLA
- a CDS encoding radical SAM protein, with protein sequence MRKPIKYVEKAVTYAAKGAWVVYAGISRMKENPAFTPKWSDKPMLKSYQKSKPPLGWPRTTDSLCPKCVPEIRKQILDGKLPQEILRNAKVGEVRATILERDGKILMVKDCPKHGHFEDVMSMDTAFSQHLEDVFPGRDIRAHNDEKLHNHGTSTVQHGRGAVLTIDLTNRCNMMCDPCFMDANQVGFVHELSWEEIKTLLDNAITIKPKRQMSVQFSGGEPTLSPYFLDAVRYSRKVGYTSVQAATNGIEFAKSFEFCEQAADAGLRYVYLQFDGVGNAANSHRKVGNLFDVKLRAIENLYKAGVDIVPVVTIVNGINNEQVGRIIQFALDNPRVISFISFQPVSFTGRDEEVTDERRYAQRYTLSHLAHDVKKQTGIGQPARDWFPISFMSTFTDWADLVHGPQADWGQLSCGCHPNCGVGIAVMVDKETKEAAPVPQFIDVYQMARDVSLVTDTGHGKKWSALGMALAFLRNYDPFQTTTHFTMFDMLKKLDKNLGFSKKARSGGYGKVTADRTLADVEQRRQDRWNTLFVAGMWFQDLWNYDFRRTEQCIIPYATQEGEISFCAYNTGIGWRNIVEKMHMTATLTKWYEEHGRHEIFAGGKRVQMDEDPRKLAVLKLKEELVTEEEQRDLDELGIAKNAREEKIRARDAKLKLRAKTPEEAAKDAQMLKLYREVVLGEKQPEGFIPLGSLVAPVNGNGNGNGNGSKPETVHEDEVAGVPGD
- a CDS encoding PIN domain nuclease, whose amino-acid sequence is MILVDSSVWVDFFSSAPGRAGEELRRMIEESEPFALTGIVIAEVLQGLTRDSSQIENFLAQWEMLEPRGFGTYREAAAIYRTARAKGISLTTIDTIIAAIALEHRASVFTLDHDFSRMARITRLALYRY